Proteins encoded by one window of Mycoplasma capricolum subsp. capricolum ATCC 27343:
- a CDS encoding C1 family peptidase: MIKKTKINLLILSTFSSILSSFIFFKNISNSSSDQITNFYKQKQDEIAEIKISNKQDLEYYSLRDEYILFNQYQVNTGLCWDFASIKSLETALMLANNEMYDFSEASISVLNEHWVADGGFFRTFDNLLNRNGIAFESDFRFGDLYYFPNTGIYYDKLLDLYKSKYITNLSNKLEAYSFYRYSILDNLKQIKEHISKHSALFVGIDHWQVVKNKVNKQETFQITSGSMGAHAVSIIGWDDNYINDDNSKGAFIVLNSDGFYDNNDGVNYLPYNSSTIYLDLQGYKFIGDKLISSKGINSSIKNKYFNYYNTKLEKKYTETKPLNQNVFSWDDQVEIQYQLNDQIADFKRIQTNIFYDKLDVSDKFEIKKVDNKILIKAKQRIRPGSYTINFNYKYVLKSDPNYTKIDSDTRQIYVLDGAESAKANSYWYFSNIANRVPHIVFHSSNSYTLNNKIPVILNDRKISEAYYSFIPSYLNYTNNAEYRVNEKPISSFKTADAFNLNLFEIDKQNIQTIKHNNQEYQIYKDYQINVDKYVNNNKVNTNKYQVYQINDSKNFIIAHVFYDLKDAVLENEINEISFQTNQSIFNNSYKRYLDEPYKKNAKFIKYQYVDQNGNYKDLPKENNKYYLSYDILKELQTPKHLLNYIGHEQYDHSYNTPIIIKPVFLEEKVEDLKIEIVDKKDEFLATTKLDPNEFELKITTDNKKEIYITPSKITYQNQDDCLRSNHNHLFLEFIHNNKTYEHKLDIKKVKKMVYDDLTLTNTNLEFNNKYQHPSFIDNLDTSILKATYTDQKDVGEYEIKLEIINPDYTFKNNQNSITHKWSILKSEIKEANFKNTDIKTINSLNKFTKSNKTIIYSTTIPIVSILVLLLIGLLIKSKKFYKK, from the coding sequence ATGATTAAAAAAACAAAAATAAACTTACTAATTTTATCTACTTTTTCATCTATATTATCTTCATTTATATTTTTTAAAAATATTAGTAATTCTAGTTCGGATCAAATTACAAACTTTTATAAACAAAAACAAGATGAAATAGCTGAAATAAAAATTTCAAATAAACAAGATCTAGAATATTATTCTTTAAGAGATGAATATATTTTATTTAATCAATATCAAGTAAATACAGGATTATGTTGAGATTTTGCTTCAATTAAATCACTTGAAACTGCTTTAATGCTAGCAAATAATGAAATGTACGACTTTTCTGAAGCAAGCATAAGTGTTTTAAATGAGCATTGGGTTGCTGATGGTGGTTTTTTTAGAACATTTGATAATTTATTAAATAGAAATGGAATTGCTTTTGAATCTGACTTTAGATTTGGCGATCTTTACTATTTTCCAAATACTGGAATATATTATGATAAGTTATTAGATCTTTATAAAAGTAAATATATTACTAATTTATCTAATAAACTAGAAGCGTATAGTTTTTATAGATATAGTATTTTAGATAATCTTAAACAAATCAAAGAACATATTTCAAAACATTCTGCTTTATTTGTTGGTATTGATCATTGACAAGTAGTTAAAAACAAAGTTAACAAACAAGAAACTTTTCAAATTACTTCTGGATCAATGGGAGCTCATGCTGTTAGTATAATTGGTTGAGATGATAATTATATTAATGATGATAATTCTAAAGGTGCTTTTATAGTTTTAAATAGTGATGGATTTTATGATAATAATGATGGGGTTAATTATTTACCTTATAATTCCTCAACTATTTATTTAGACCTACAAGGTTATAAATTTATTGGTGATAAATTAATTAGTTCAAAAGGCATTAATTCTTCAATTAAAAACAAATATTTTAATTACTACAATACAAAATTAGAAAAAAAATATACAGAAACTAAACCATTAAATCAAAATGTTTTTAGTTGAGATGATCAAGTTGAAATTCAATATCAACTAAATGACCAGATTGCTGATTTTAAAAGAATACAAACTAATATTTTTTATGACAAACTAGATGTTTCAGATAAATTTGAAATTAAAAAAGTTGACAATAAAATCTTAATAAAAGCTAAACAAAGAATAAGACCAGGTAGTTATACAATCAATTTTAATTATAAGTATGTTTTAAAATCTGATCCTAATTACACTAAAATAGATAGCGATACTAGACAAATTTATGTTTTAGATGGTGCTGAAAGTGCTAAAGCAAATTCTTATTGGTATTTTTCAAATATAGCAAATAGAGTTCCGCATATTGTTTTTCACTCATCAAATAGTTATACATTAAATAATAAAATCCCAGTAATTTTAAATGATAGAAAAATATCTGAAGCATATTATTCTTTTATACCAAGTTATTTAAACTATACAAATAATGCTGAATATCGTGTTAATGAAAAACCAATTAGTTCATTTAAAACAGCTGATGCATTTAATTTAAACTTATTTGAAATTGATAAGCAAAACATTCAAACAATTAAACACAATAATCAAGAATATCAAATTTATAAAGACTATCAAATTAATGTTGATAAATATGTTAACAACAATAAAGTAAATACTAATAAGTATCAAGTTTATCAAATTAATGATTCTAAAAATTTTATTATTGCTCATGTATTTTATGATTTAAAAGATGCTGTTTTAGAAAACGAAATAAATGAAATATCTTTTCAAACTAATCAGAGTATTTTTAATAATTCATATAAAAGATATCTAGATGAACCTTATAAAAAGAATGCTAAATTTATTAAGTATCAATATGTAGATCAAAACGGAAACTATAAAGATTTACCTAAAGAAAATAATAAATATTATTTAAGCTATGATATTTTAAAAGAACTACAAACTCCTAAACATTTATTAAATTACATTGGTCATGAACAATATGATCATTCATACAATACACCAATAATTATTAAACCTGTTTTTTTAGAAGAAAAAGTTGAAGATTTAAAAATAGAGATTGTTGATAAAAAAGATGAGTTTTTAGCTACTACTAAATTAGATCCAAATGAATTTGAATTAAAAATTACAACAGATAATAAAAAAGAAATTTATATAACTCCTAGTAAAATTACTTATCAAAATCAAGATGATTGTTTAAGATCTAATCATAATCATCTATTTTTAGAATTTATTCATAATAACAAGACATATGAACATAAACTAGATATTAAAAAAGTTAAAAAAATGGTTTATGATGACTTGACACTAACTAATACTAATCTTGAGTTTAATAATAAATACCAACATCCTAGTTTTATTGATAATCTTGATACTTCAATTTTAAAAGCTACATATACTGATCAAAAAGATGTTGGAGAATATGAAATAAAATTAGAAATTATTAATCCAGATTATACTTTTAAAAATAATCAAAACTCAATCACTCATAAATGATCTATTTTAAAATCAGAAATTAAAGAAGCTAATTTTAAAAACACAGACATTAAAACTATTAATAGTTTAAATAAATTTACTAAATCTAATAAAACAATTATTTATTCAACTACTATTCCAATAGTTAGTATTTTAGTTTTACTTCTAATTGGTCTTTTAATAAAAAGTAAAAAATTTTATAAAAAATAA
- the tyrS gene encoding tyrosine--tRNA ligase: protein MKNNILEELKWRGLIKQVTNEQKILDAQNSNDAVYCGFDPTADSLHVGHLMMIITLKRFALQGFKPIALIGGATGMIGDPSFKASERVLQTKQQVDHNINKISTQLKEIIPTVSFVNNRDWLEDISLIDFLRDIGKHFNLSYLLAKESIATRIQTGLSVTEFCYTMLQAFDFYYLYKNNDCSVQIGGSDQWGNITSGIDFISDTINKNNKASGVTINLLTKSDGQKFGKTESGAVWLDKTKTSEYEFYQFWFNQTDEDSINLLKCLTFLTKDQIEQLIKQHNQQPAKHFLQKALASEMTKFVHQQQGLDKALKLTEAFFSGDLFSLTDDLFKMALNSLPNTQINKDTKVIDALVELKVASSKREAREFLKNKAILINNQVIEDENLVISSFDLIQNKYLLVKKGKKKYFVILVK from the coding sequence ATGAAAAATAATATATTAGAAGAATTAAAATGAAGAGGATTAATTAAACAAGTTACAAATGAACAAAAAATTTTAGATGCTCAAAATAGTAATGATGCAGTTTATTGTGGGTTTGATCCAACAGCAGATTCTTTACATGTTGGTCATTTAATGATGATTATTACTTTAAAAAGATTTGCTTTACAAGGTTTTAAACCAATTGCTTTAATTGGTGGAGCTACAGGAATGATTGGTGATCCATCATTTAAAGCTAGTGAAAGAGTCTTACAAACAAAACAACAAGTAGATCATAATATTAATAAAATTAGTACACAATTAAAAGAAATTATCCCCACAGTTAGTTTTGTAAATAATCGTGATTGACTAGAAGACATTAGTTTAATTGATTTTTTAAGAGATATAGGAAAACATTTTAATCTAAGCTATTTATTAGCAAAAGAATCAATTGCTACAAGAATTCAAACAGGTTTATCTGTAACTGAATTTTGTTATACTATGTTACAAGCATTTGATTTTTATTATTTATATAAAAATAATGATTGTAGTGTGCAAATTGGTGGATCTGATCAGTGAGGAAATATTACTAGTGGTATTGATTTTATTTCTGATACTATTAATAAAAATAATAAAGCATCAGGAGTGACTATTAATTTATTAACTAAATCTGATGGTCAAAAATTTGGAAAAACCGAATCTGGAGCTGTTTGATTAGATAAAACTAAAACTAGTGAATATGAATTTTATCAATTTTGATTTAATCAAACTGATGAAGATTCTATTAATTTGTTAAAATGTTTAACATTTCTAACTAAAGATCAAATTGAACAATTAATTAAACAACATAATCAACAGCCCGCAAAACATTTTCTTCAAAAAGCTTTAGCTAGTGAAATGACTAAATTTGTTCATCAACAACAAGGACTAGATAAAGCTTTAAAATTAACAGAAGCTTTTTTTAGTGGTGATTTATTTTCACTAACAGATGATTTATTTAAAATGGCTTTAAACTCTTTACCAAACACTCAAATTAATAAAGATACTAAAGTAATTGATGCTTTAGTTGAATTAAAGGTTGCTAGTTCAAAAAGAGAAGCTAGAGAATTTTTAAAAAATAAAGCGATTTTAATTAATAATCAAGTTATTGAAGATGAGAATCTTGTAATTAGTAGTTTTGATTTAATTCAAAACAAATATTTGTTAGTTAAAAAAGGTAAGAAAAAATATTTTGTTATTTTAGTAAAATAA